In a single window of the Agrobacterium fabrum str. C58 genome:
- the dnaK gene encoding molecular chaperone DnaK, with the protein MAKVIGIDLGTTNSCVAVMDGKDTKVIENAEGARTTPSMVAFSDDGERLVGQPAKRQAVTNPTNTLFAVKRLIGRRYEDPTVEKDKALVPFEIVKGDNGDAWVKAQDKNYSPSQISAMILQKMKETAESYLGEKVEKAVITVPAYFNDAQRQATKDAGRIAGLDVLRIINEPTAAALAYGLDKKEGKTIAVYDLGGGTFDISVLEIGDGVFEVKSTNGDTFLGGEDFDMRLVEYLAGEFKKDQGIDLKNDKLALQRLKEAAEKAKIELSSSQQTEINLPFITADASGPKHLTLKLTRAKFESLVDDLVQRTVAPCKAALKDAGVTAAEIDEVVLVGGMSRMPKVQEVVKQLFGKEPHKGVNPDEVVAMGAAIQAGVLQGDVKDVLLLDVTPLSLGIETLGGVFTRLIDRNTTIPTKKSQTFSTAEDNQSAVTIRVSQGEREMAQDNKLLGQFDLVGLPPSPRGVPQIEVTFDIDANGIVQVSAKDKGTGKEQQIRIQASGGLSDADIEKMVKDAEANAEADKKRRAGVEAKNQAESLIHSTEKSVKEYGDKVSETDRKAIEDAIASLKTAVEAAEPDADDIQAKTQTLMEVSMKLGQAIYEAQQAEAGDASAEGKDDVVDADYEEIKDDKKSA; encoded by the coding sequence ATGGCAAAAGTAATCGGTATCGACCTTGGCACGACCAACTCCTGCGTCGCAGTGATGGATGGCAAGGACACGAAAGTAATTGAAAACGCAGAAGGCGCGCGGACCACGCCGTCGATGGTGGCATTTTCCGACGATGGCGAACGCCTTGTCGGCCAGCCGGCCAAGCGCCAGGCAGTCACCAACCCGACCAACACCCTGTTTGCGGTCAAGCGCCTTATCGGCCGCCGTTATGAAGACCCGACCGTCGAGAAGGACAAGGCACTCGTCCCCTTCGAAATCGTCAAGGGCGACAATGGCGACGCCTGGGTGAAGGCTCAGGACAAGAATTATTCCCCTTCGCAGATTTCCGCGATGATCCTTCAAAAGATGAAGGAAACGGCTGAATCCTATCTCGGCGAAAAGGTCGAGAAGGCCGTCATCACCGTTCCGGCCTACTTTAACGACGCCCAGCGTCAGGCCACCAAGGATGCCGGCCGCATCGCCGGTCTCGATGTTCTGCGTATCATCAACGAGCCGACGGCAGCAGCCCTCGCTTACGGCCTCGACAAGAAGGAAGGCAAGACCATTGCCGTTTACGACCTTGGCGGCGGCACGTTCGATATTTCCGTTCTGGAAATCGGCGACGGCGTCTTTGAAGTGAAGTCGACCAACGGTGATACCTTCCTCGGTGGTGAAGACTTCGACATGCGTCTGGTCGAATATCTGGCCGGCGAGTTCAAGAAGGATCAGGGCATCGACCTGAAGAACGACAAGCTCGCTCTGCAGCGCCTCAAGGAAGCTGCCGAAAAGGCGAAGATCGAACTTTCGTCCTCGCAGCAGACCGAAATCAACCTGCCGTTCATCACGGCTGATGCTTCCGGTCCGAAGCACCTGACGCTGAAGCTGACCCGCGCCAAGTTCGAAAGCCTGGTTGACGATCTGGTGCAACGCACTGTCGCCCCTTGCAAGGCAGCACTGAAGGATGCCGGCGTTACCGCGGCCGAGATCGACGAAGTCGTTCTCGTCGGCGGCATGAGCCGCATGCCTAAGGTTCAGGAAGTCGTCAAGCAGCTGTTCGGCAAGGAGCCGCACAAGGGCGTGAACCCGGATGAAGTGGTTGCCATGGGCGCCGCTATTCAGGCCGGCGTTCTGCAGGGCGACGTCAAGGACGTTCTGCTGCTCGACGTGACCCCGCTGTCGCTCGGCATCGAAACGCTGGGTGGCGTCTTCACGCGTCTGATCGATCGCAACACCACGATCCCGACGAAGAAGAGCCAGACCTTCTCGACTGCCGAAGACAACCAGTCGGCCGTGACCATCCGCGTTTCGCAGGGTGAGCGCGAAATGGCACAGGACAACAAGCTGCTCGGCCAGTTCGACCTCGTCGGTCTGCCGCCGTCGCCACGCGGCGTTCCGCAGATCGAAGTGACCTTCGATATCGACGCCAACGGCATCGTGCAGGTATCCGCCAAGGACAAGGGCACCGGCAAGGAGCAGCAGATCCGCATCCAGGCCTCCGGTGGTCTCTCCGACGCCGACATCGAAAAGATGGTGAAGGACGCCGAAGCCAATGCCGAGGCCGACAAGAAGCGTCGCGCCGGTGTCGAAGCCAAGAACCAGGCCGAAAGCCTCATTCACTCCACCGAAAAGTCGGTGAAGGAATATGGCGACAAGGTTTCCGAGACCGACCGCAAGGCGATCGAAGACGCCATTGCCAGCCTGAAGACCGCTGTCGAAGCCGCCGAGCCTGACGCAGACGACATTCAGGCCAAGACCCAGACCCTCATGGAAGTCTCCATGAAGCTTGGTCAGGCCATCTACGAAGCACAGCAGGCCGAGGCCGGTGATGCTTCCGCAGAAGGCAAGGATGACGTCGTCGATGCCGACTATGAAGAAATCAAGGACGACAAGAAGTCCGCATAA
- a CDS encoding ABC transporter permease: MSTASTPLPNWISYGLLPLLNVVTAFLISGLVVWSIGENPLAALRLLIEGALGRGDAIGFTLFYTTSFIFTGLSVAVAFHAGLFNIGSEGQAYVGGLGAALVALALDRYVPWYVTMPFAVIGAAVFGAAWAFIPAWLQAKRGSHVVITTIMFNFIAAALMVYLLVNVLIVPGKMAPETRTFLPGGQLPKLDWLMAWFGLKLGPAPFNVSFLIALVMCFLVWVLIWRTKLGYEMRTLGVSPSAAIYAGIPYSRTVIIAMLISGGLAGMMALNPVMGASARLQVEFVGGAGFVGIAVSLMGRSHPLGIIFSALLFGILYQGGADLSFEMPNITREMIVVIQGLVILFAGALEYMYRPAIVHIYQRLAKG, encoded by the coding sequence ATGAGCACCGCTTCCACCCCCCTGCCAAACTGGATCAGCTACGGCCTGTTGCCGCTGCTGAATGTCGTCACCGCCTTCCTGATTTCCGGCCTCGTCGTCTGGTCGATTGGGGAAAACCCGCTGGCGGCGCTTCGCCTGCTGATCGAAGGCGCGCTCGGCCGAGGTGACGCCATTGGCTTCACGCTGTTTTACACGACGAGCTTCATCTTCACCGGCCTCTCCGTTGCCGTTGCCTTCCATGCCGGTCTGTTCAACATCGGCTCCGAAGGTCAGGCCTATGTTGGTGGTCTGGGTGCGGCGCTGGTGGCGCTGGCGCTTGACCGTTACGTGCCCTGGTATGTGACGATGCCCTTCGCCGTCATCGGTGCTGCGGTTTTTGGTGCCGCCTGGGCCTTTATTCCGGCCTGGCTTCAAGCCAAACGCGGTAGCCATGTCGTCATCACCACCATCATGTTCAACTTCATCGCTGCGGCCTTGATGGTTTATCTTTTGGTGAATGTGCTGATCGTGCCGGGCAAGATGGCGCCGGAAACGCGCACCTTCTTGCCCGGTGGCCAACTGCCGAAGCTGGACTGGCTGATGGCGTGGTTCGGCCTCAAGCTCGGACCGGCACCGTTCAACGTGTCCTTCCTCATCGCTCTGGTCATGTGTTTTCTCGTCTGGGTGCTGATCTGGCGCACCAAGCTCGGTTATGAAATGCGCACGCTGGGCGTCAGCCCGTCGGCAGCCATCTATGCCGGCATTCCCTATTCACGCACCGTCATCATCGCCATGCTCATTTCCGGCGGTCTGGCGGGCATGATGGCGCTGAACCCGGTCATGGGCGCGTCCGCCCGCCTGCAGGTGGAATTTGTCGGGGGTGCGGGCTTTGTCGGCATTGCTGTTTCGCTGATGGGGCGGAGTCATCCGCTCGGCATCATCTTCTCGGCATTGCTGTTCGGCATTCTCTATCAGGGCGGCGCAGACCTTTCCTTCGAGATGCCCAACATTACCCGCGAGATGATCGTGGTCATCCAGGGTCTGGTAATCCTGTTCGCCGGCGCGCTGGAATATATGTACCGGCCCGCGATCGTCCACATCTACCAGCGTCTGGCAAAGGGGTGA
- the msrA gene encoding peptide-methionine (S)-S-oxide reductase MsrA: MFLFDTLSKKTTMPTEETALPGREEALAVPETHFVNGRPLKGPYPDGLEIIYLGMGCFWGAERLFWKTPGVWVTAVGYAGGFTRNPTYHETTTGQTGHAEVVKVVYDPAVISLSGLLKIFFEEHDPTQGMRQGNDVGTTYRSAIYATTEGQLQQAQKARDAFQQALDEAGHGHAITTEIGPLETFYYAEDYHQQYLAKNPGGYCGLRGTGVSCNIG, encoded by the coding sequence ATGTTCCTGTTCGATACGCTTTCAAAAAAGACGACGATGCCGACCGAGGAAACGGCTCTGCCCGGCCGTGAAGAGGCACTTGCAGTGCCGGAAACCCATTTCGTGAATGGCCGGCCTTTGAAGGGGCCTTATCCCGATGGTTTGGAAATCATCTATCTCGGCATGGGCTGCTTCTGGGGCGCAGAGCGGCTGTTCTGGAAAACGCCGGGCGTATGGGTGACGGCGGTTGGATATGCCGGCGGCTTTACCCGCAACCCGACCTACCACGAAACAACGACCGGCCAGACGGGCCACGCCGAAGTGGTGAAGGTGGTCTACGATCCGGCCGTGATCTCACTGTCGGGCCTGCTCAAGATATTCTTCGAGGAGCACGATCCGACTCAAGGCATGCGACAGGGCAACGATGTCGGTACGACCTATCGTTCCGCCATTTATGCGACGACGGAAGGCCAACTGCAGCAGGCGCAGAAGGCGCGGGATGCTTTCCAGCAGGCTCTGGATGAGGCCGGCCACGGCCACGCCATCACCACCGAAATCGGCCCGCTTGAAACATTTTATTATGCCGAGGACTATCATCAGCAATATCTTGCCAAGAACCCGGGCGGCTACTGCGGGCTGCGGGGAACCGGCGTAAGCTGTAATATAGGCTAG
- the dnaJ gene encoding molecular chaperone DnaJ has protein sequence MAKADFYETLGVSKTADEKELKSAFRKLAMKFHPDKNPDDADSERKFKEINEAYETLKDPQKRAAYDRFGHAAFENGGMGGGGMGGGGFANGGFSDIFEDIFGEMMGGGRARRSSGGRERGADLRYNMEITLEEAFAGKTAQIRVPTSITCDVCSGSGAKPGTQPKTCATCQGSGRVRAAQGFFSVERTCPTCHGRGQTISDPCGKCHGQGRVTEERSLSVNIPSGIEDGTRIRLQGEGEAGMRGGPAGDLYIFLSVRPHEFFQRDGADLYCTVPISMTTAALGGTFDVTTLDGTKSRVTVPEGTQPGKQFRLKGKGMPVLRSAQTGDLYIQIQIETPQKLSKRQRELLQEFEQLSSKENNPESTGFFARMKEFFDG, from the coding sequence ATGGCGAAAGCAGACTTTTACGAAACACTTGGCGTCAGCAAGACCGCGGACGAAAAAGAGCTGAAAAGCGCCTTCCGCAAACTCGCGATGAAGTTCCATCCGGACAAAAACCCTGATGATGCCGATTCCGAACGGAAATTCAAAGAAATCAACGAAGCCTACGAAACGCTGAAGGACCCGCAGAAGCGCGCGGCCTATGACCGTTTCGGCCACGCCGCCTTTGAAAATGGCGGCATGGGTGGCGGTGGCATGGGCGGCGGCGGTTTCGCCAATGGCGGTTTTTCCGATATTTTCGAAGACATCTTCGGCGAGATGATGGGCGGCGGCCGTGCGCGCCGGTCCTCCGGCGGACGCGAACGCGGCGCCGACCTTCGCTACAATATGGAAATCACGCTGGAAGAAGCCTTTGCCGGCAAGACCGCACAGATCAGGGTTCCGACCTCGATCACCTGCGACGTCTGTTCCGGCTCCGGCGCCAAGCCTGGCACGCAGCCCAAGACATGCGCAACCTGCCAGGGCTCCGGCCGCGTGCGCGCCGCGCAGGGCTTCTTCTCGGTGGAACGCACCTGCCCGACCTGCCACGGCCGCGGGCAGACGATCTCCGACCCCTGCGGTAAGTGCCATGGTCAGGGCCGTGTGACGGAAGAGCGTTCGCTGTCCGTCAACATTCCCTCGGGCATCGAGGATGGCACGCGCATTCGCCTGCAGGGCGAAGGCGAAGCCGGTATGCGTGGCGGGCCGGCGGGCGATCTCTATATCTTCCTGTCCGTGCGTCCGCATGAGTTCTTCCAGCGCGACGGCGCCGATCTTTATTGCACCGTGCCGATCTCGATGACCACGGCAGCGCTTGGCGGCACTTTCGATGTCACGACACTTGATGGCACGAAATCGCGCGTCACGGTTCCGGAAGGCACCCAGCCGGGTAAGCAGTTCCGTCTGAAGGGCAAGGGCATGCCGGTGCTGCGTTCAGCGCAGACGGGTGATCTCTACATCCAGATTCAGATCGAGACACCACAGAAGCTCAGCAAGCGCCAGCGTGAGCTGTTGCAGGAGTTCGAGCAGCTATCCTCCAAGGAGAACAATCCGGAATCGACGGGCTTCTTTGCCCGGATGAAGGAATTCTTCGACGGCTGA
- a CDS encoding DUF924 family protein, whose amino-acid sequence MKNDTAALAADIVDFWKKAGPDKWFDKDAAFDNHFHDRFRDAHFAAARRELDGWLEGAESSLALMLLLDQFPRNCFRGTAHMYATDPLARFFADEAIRRGHDQAVSEDLRVFFYLPFSHAEDIAAQQRACDLNQPLGGLYLHHAEEHRDIVERFGRFPHRNGILLRETTPEERQYLEEGGFSG is encoded by the coding sequence ATGAAAAACGACACAGCAGCACTTGCCGCCGATATCGTCGATTTCTGGAAGAAGGCCGGACCGGACAAATGGTTCGACAAGGATGCCGCCTTCGACAATCACTTTCACGATCGCTTCCGTGATGCCCATTTTGCTGCCGCAAGGCGTGAACTGGATGGCTGGCTGGAAGGCGCAGAAAGCAGCCTTGCTTTGATGCTTCTGCTGGATCAATTCCCGCGCAACTGTTTTCGCGGCACAGCACATATGTATGCCACGGACCCGCTGGCGCGGTTCTTTGCCGACGAGGCCATCCGCCGTGGTCATGATCAGGCGGTGAGCGAGGATTTACGCGTTTTCTTCTATCTACCGTTCTCGCATGCGGAGGATATCGCGGCCCAGCAACGCGCCTGTGACCTGAACCAGCCGCTTGGCGGGCTTTATCTCCACCACGCCGAAGAACATCGCGATATTGTCGAGCGTTTCGGCCGCTTTCCGCATCGCAACGGGATATTGCTGCGGGAAACGACGCCGGAGGAACGGCAATATCTGGAAGAGGGCGGCTTTTCCGGCTGA
- a CDS encoding ABC transporter ATP-binding protein, translating to MDPAIELMGIDKKFGAVHANKNINLSVAKGTIHGIIGENGAGKSTLMSILYGFYQADAGEIRVNGKPVTIRDSQAAISAGIGMVHQHFMLVENFTVLENVMLGAEGGALLARGRAGARRELKRLEDDYGLEVDPDAVIEELPVGLQQRVEILKAMYRGAEILILDEPTGVLTPAEADHLFKILGVLREQGKTIILITHKLREIMAITDSVSVMRRGEMVATRKTSETSVEELAELMVGRRVLLRVEKGETTPGDVLLSIRNLTVKDSRGVTMVDDVSLDVRAGEIVGIAGVAGNGQSELLEAIAGIRKPYSGEIWVDGQKVDRPDPAILRKLGLAHIPEDRHHMGLVLKFEEYENSILGYHHDERYGKGPFLNPEAIRKDAVEKIEKYDIRPPNPQLKTANFSGGNQQKIVVAREIERDPKMLIIGQPTRGVDIGAIEFIHRRIIEMRDAGKAILLVSVELDEIRSLSDRIMVMFAGRVVGEKTAEAEEQTLGLMMAGIAA from the coding sequence ATGGACCCTGCAATCGAGCTTATGGGCATCGACAAGAAATTCGGTGCCGTTCACGCCAATAAAAATATCAATCTGAGCGTTGCCAAGGGTACGATCCACGGCATCATCGGGGAAAACGGTGCCGGAAAATCGACCCTGATGTCGATCCTCTACGGTTTTTACCAGGCGGATGCCGGTGAAATCCGCGTGAATGGCAAGCCTGTTACGATCCGTGACAGTCAGGCCGCGATTAGTGCCGGCATCGGCATGGTGCACCAGCATTTCATGCTCGTGGAAAATTTCACCGTGCTGGAAAATGTCATGCTGGGTGCAGAAGGCGGCGCATTGCTGGCCAGGGGCCGGGCAGGAGCGCGCAGGGAACTGAAGCGTCTTGAAGACGATTACGGGCTGGAAGTCGATCCCGATGCGGTGATCGAGGAACTGCCTGTTGGTCTGCAGCAGCGCGTCGAAATCCTCAAAGCCATGTATCGTGGCGCCGAAATCCTGATCCTTGATGAGCCGACCGGTGTCCTGACCCCGGCTGAGGCGGATCACCTGTTCAAGATCCTTGGCGTTCTGCGCGAGCAGGGCAAGACCATCATTCTCATCACCCACAAGCTGCGTGAAATCATGGCGATCACGGATTCCGTCTCCGTCATGCGCCGCGGCGAAATGGTGGCGACCCGCAAGACATCCGAAACGAGTGTCGAGGAACTGGCCGAACTGATGGTCGGCCGCCGCGTGCTGCTGCGGGTAGAAAAGGGCGAGACGACGCCGGGCGATGTGTTGCTGTCCATTCGCAATCTCACCGTCAAGGACAGCCGTGGTGTCACCATGGTGGATGATGTCTCGCTCGATGTCCGCGCCGGTGAAATCGTCGGCATTGCCGGTGTTGCCGGCAATGGTCAGTCAGAGCTGCTGGAAGCTATCGCCGGCATCCGCAAGCCCTATTCCGGCGAAATCTGGGTGGACGGACAGAAGGTGGACCGCCCGGATCCGGCGATCCTGCGCAAGCTTGGCCTCGCCCATATCCCGGAAGACCGCCACCATATGGGGCTGGTGCTGAAATTCGAGGAATATGAAAACTCCATCCTCGGTTATCACCATGACGAGCGTTACGGCAAAGGACCCTTCCTGAACCCCGAGGCCATTCGTAAGGATGCGGTCGAGAAGATCGAGAAATACGATATCCGCCCGCCGAACCCGCAGCTGAAGACAGCCAATTTTTCCGGCGGCAACCAGCAGAAGATCGTCGTCGCCCGCGAAATCGAACGCGACCCGAAGATGCTGATCATCGGCCAGCCCACCCGCGGTGTCGATATCGGCGCGATCGAATTCATCCATCGCCGCATCATCGAGATGCGCGATGCCGGAAAGGCGATCTTGCTGGTTTCGGTCGAACTCGATGAAATTCGTTCCCTTTCGGACCGGATCATGGTCATGTTCGCGGGCCGTGTCGTTGGAGAAAAAACGGCGGAAGCCGAAGAACAGACGCTGGGCCTGATGATGGCCGGTATCGCCGCATGA
- a CDS encoding tripartite tricarboxylate transporter permease, translating to MDLLNNLALGFVTASSLANLFFCLIGVLLGTLIGVLPGIGATATIAMLLPITFQLEPVSSLIMLAGIYYGAQYGGSTTAILINMPGESSSAVTAIDGYQMARKGKAGAALAIAAIGSFFAGTVSTFLVAIFAPPLTAIALEFGAAEYFSLMVVGLVSSIALAHGSIVKALAMVVLGLLLGLVGTDIYSGTPRFTLGIREYADGLNFVAVAVGVFGIAEILRNLENERTRSVLIAKVSSLMPSKEDFKAMIGPVLRGTAIGSALGILPGGGAILAAFASYTVEKRVSKNPEEFGHGAVAGVAGPESANNAGAQTSFIPLLTLGIPANPVMALMIGAMIIQGIVPGPNVATEQPALFWGIIASMWIGNLMLVILNLPLIGLWVKLLTVPYYVLFPIIMAFCAIGVYSVNSNVFDLYAVAFFGFIGYVLVKLRCEPAPLLLGFVLGPLLEENLRRAMILSRGDPTTFVTRPISATLLFIALAVLIIVFLPSVKKKREEVFVEED from the coding sequence ATGGATCTGCTCAATAATCTTGCTCTCGGTTTCGTCACCGCCTCATCGCTGGCAAACCTGTTCTTCTGCCTGATCGGCGTGCTGCTTGGCACCCTGATCGGCGTGCTGCCCGGTATCGGCGCGACGGCGACCATCGCCATGCTGCTGCCGATCACGTTCCAGCTCGAACCCGTCTCGTCGCTGATCATGCTCGCCGGCATTTATTACGGCGCGCAATATGGCGGTTCCACCACCGCCATCCTGATCAATATGCCCGGTGAATCGTCCTCAGCCGTCACCGCCATCGATGGCTATCAGATGGCACGTAAGGGCAAGGCCGGTGCCGCACTTGCCATTGCCGCTATCGGCTCGTTCTTCGCCGGCACGGTTTCCACCTTCCTCGTGGCGATCTTCGCGCCGCCCTTGACGGCGATTGCGCTGGAATTCGGCGCGGCGGAATATTTCTCGTTGATGGTTGTCGGCCTCGTGTCGTCGATCGCGCTTGCACATGGCTCCATCGTCAAGGCGCTGGCCATGGTCGTCCTTGGTCTGCTGCTCGGTCTTGTCGGCACCGATATTTACAGTGGCACGCCGCGCTTCACCCTCGGCATTCGCGAATATGCCGATGGCTTGAATTTCGTGGCTGTCGCCGTGGGGGTGTTCGGTATCGCCGAAATCCTGCGCAACCTCGAAAACGAGCGGACCCGCTCTGTGCTGATCGCCAAAGTCAGCAGCCTGATGCCGTCGAAGGAGGACTTCAAGGCCATGATCGGTCCGGTGCTGCGCGGCACCGCCATCGGTTCTGCACTGGGTATCCTGCCCGGAGGCGGAGCGATTCTCGCTGCCTTTGCATCCTATACCGTCGAAAAACGCGTCTCCAAGAACCCGGAAGAATTCGGGCATGGCGCGGTGGCCGGTGTTGCCGGTCCGGAATCGGCCAACAATGCCGGTGCCCAGACATCCTTCATTCCGCTGCTCACCCTCGGCATCCCCGCCAACCCGGTGATGGCGTTGATGATCGGTGCGATGATCATTCAGGGCATCGTGCCGGGTCCGAACGTCGCGACCGAACAGCCGGCGTTGTTCTGGGGCATCATCGCCTCCATGTGGATCGGCAACCTGATGCTCGTCATCCTCAACCTGCCCTTGATCGGGCTGTGGGTTAAGCTCTTGACGGTGCCTTATTACGTGCTGTTCCCCATCATCATGGCCTTCTGCGCCATCGGGGTCTACAGCGTCAATTCCAACGTCTTTGATCTCTACGCCGTCGCCTTCTTCGGTTTCATCGGTTACGTGCTGGTGAAATTGCGCTGCGAACCCGCCCCGCTGCTGCTCGGTTTCGTGCTCGGGCCGCTGCTGGAGGAGAACCTGAGGCGCGCGATGATCCTGTCGCGCGGAGATCCGACGACCTTCGTCACCCGGCCGATCAGCGCCACCCTGCTTTTCATCGCTCTGGCCGTTCTGATCATCGTCTTCCTGCCGAGCGTGAAGAAGAAACGCGAAGAGGTTTTCGTCGAAGAAGACTGA
- a CDS encoding BMP family lipoprotein, with product MKKSLLTLFALAAMSASALAADIKPALVYGTGGKFDKSFNEAAAAGAEKFKAETGIDFRDFEPTSDTQGEQAIRNFASKGFNPVVAVSFAWTSAMEKVAAEFPDTKFVIVDSVVELPNVRSVVYKEHEGSYLVGLLAGMASKTGKVGFIGGMDIPLIRKFACGYAQGAKAANDKIEVFQNMTGTTGAAWNDPVRGGELTKNQIDQGADVIYAAAGATGIGVLQTAADNKKFSIGVDSNQNHLHPGSVLTSMVKRVDLAVYNAYKDAKDDKFTPGIVALGVKEDGVAYALDDNNKALITPEMTAAVDKAKADIIAGTVKVHDYMADNSCPK from the coding sequence ATGAAAAAATCCCTTCTGACGCTTTTTGCGCTTGCCGCAATGTCGGCTTCCGCGCTCGCCGCGGATATCAAGCCGGCGCTGGTTTATGGCACGGGCGGCAAGTTCGACAAGTCGTTCAACGAGGCCGCTGCGGCCGGCGCTGAAAAGTTCAAGGCGGAAACGGGCATCGATTTCCGTGACTTCGAACCGACCAGCGACACGCAGGGCGAACAGGCCATCCGCAACTTTGCCAGCAAGGGCTTCAACCCGGTCGTTGCCGTGTCCTTCGCCTGGACCTCGGCCATGGAAAAGGTCGCAGCCGAATTCCCCGATACCAAGTTCGTGATCGTTGATTCCGTCGTCGAGCTGCCGAATGTCCGCTCCGTCGTCTACAAGGAGCATGAAGGTTCCTACCTCGTTGGTCTTCTGGCAGGCATGGCTTCCAAGACCGGCAAGGTCGGCTTCATCGGCGGTATGGATATTCCGCTGATCCGCAAGTTCGCCTGTGGTTATGCGCAGGGCGCCAAGGCGGCCAATGACAAGATCGAAGTCTTCCAGAACATGACCGGCACCACCGGTGCTGCGTGGAACGATCCGGTGCGGGGCGGTGAACTCACCAAGAACCAGATCGACCAGGGCGCGGACGTGATTTACGCGGCAGCCGGCGCGACCGGTATCGGCGTGTTGCAGACCGCTGCCGACAACAAGAAGTTCTCGATCGGCGTCGATTCCAACCAGAACCATCTGCATCCGGGTTCCGTTCTGACCTCGATGGTCAAGCGCGTCGATCTGGCCGTCTACAACGCCTACAAGGACGCCAAGGACGACAAGTTCACCCCCGGCATCGTTGCGCTGGGCGTCAAGGAAGACGGCGTGGCTTACGCGCTTGATGACAACAACAAGGCCCTTATCACGCCGGAAATGACCGCCGCCGTGGACAAGGCCAAGGCCGACATCATCGCCGGCACCGTCAAGGTTCATGACTATATGGCGGACAATTCCTGCCCGAAATGA
- a CDS encoding SlyX family protein — MTSETEKRIIALEETIAHQAKTIEELSDQLAEQWKVVEQTRAKLDRLTERFLSLEEQSLDAPAITRPPHY, encoded by the coding sequence ATGACGTCGGAAACCGAAAAACGGATCATTGCGCTCGAGGAAACGATCGCGCATCAGGCAAAGACCATTGAGGAACTGTCCGACCAGTTGGCGGAACAGTGGAAGGTGGTGGAGCAGACCCGCGCCAAACTCGACCGGTTGACGGAAAGGTTCCTGAGCCTTGAGGAGCAATCTCTGGACGCGCCTGCCATCACCAGGCCGCCGCATTATTGA
- a CDS encoding ABC transporter permease codes for MDFFDMLVSILGSTVRLTIPLLFTALAGLFSERAGVFDIGLEGKMLAAAFASACVAYLTANPWAGLLAGIGVSILFSLIHGFAVITNRGNQIVSGVALNFIAAGLTVVLGQAWFGQGGRTPQLPGEGRFAPIILPGADAMREVPFIGPLYANVISGNNILTYLAFLAVPLSWWVLYRTRFGLRLRAVGENPGAVDTAGISVTWMRYRAVIVAGFLCGFSGAYLAVAQSAAFIANMSAGKGYIALAALIFAKWKPVPVMFACLLFGFLDAFANFMQGKSVPGIGEVPVQIFQAMPYILTCILLAGFIGVAKPPKAGGVAYAKER; via the coding sequence ATGGATTTTTTCGATATGCTGGTCAGCATTCTCGGCTCGACCGTCCGCCTCACCATCCCGCTGCTCTTCACCGCACTTGCCGGGCTGTTTTCCGAGCGCGCCGGCGTGTTCGATATCGGCCTTGAAGGCAAGATGCTGGCGGCGGCCTTTGCTTCCGCCTGCGTCGCCTATCTTACCGCAAACCCGTGGGCTGGCCTTCTGGCCGGCATTGGGGTCTCCATACTGTTTTCTCTGATCCATGGCTTTGCCGTCATCACCAATCGCGGCAACCAGATCGTGTCAGGCGTGGCGCTCAACTTCATCGCCGCCGGACTGACGGTGGTTCTGGGGCAGGCCTGGTTCGGACAGGGCGGGCGCACGCCGCAATTACCGGGGGAAGGGCGTTTTGCGCCGATCATCCTGCCCGGTGCGGATGCGATGCGCGAGGTGCCCTTCATCGGCCCGCTTTATGCCAATGTCATTTCCGGCAACAATATCCTGACCTATCTCGCATTCCTCGCGGTGCCGCTCTCCTGGTGGGTGCTGTACCGCACCCGTTTTGGCCTGCGCCTGCGCGCCGTCGGTGAAAATCCGGGTGCTGTCGATACGGCCGGCATTTCGGTGACATGGATGCGTTACCGCGCTGTCATCGTCGCCGGTTTCCTCTGCGGTTTCTCAGGTGCCTATCTCGCCGTTGCACAATCGGCTGCCTTCATCGCCAACATGTCGGCCGGCAAGGGTTATATTGCGCTTGCCGCGCTGATCTTCGCGAAATGGAAGCCGGTGCCAGTCATGTTTGCCTGCCTGCTGTTCGGTTTTCTGGATGCTTTCGCCAATTTCATGCAGGGCAAATCCGTGCCTGGCATCGGCGAGGTGCCGGTGCAGATTTTCCAGGCCATGCCCTATATCCTGACCTGCATCCTGCTTGCCGGTTTCATCGGCGTTGCCAAGCCCCCCAAGGCCGGTGGCGTTGCCTATGCGAAGGAGCGTTAA